One segment of Armatimonadota bacterium DNA contains the following:
- a CDS encoding nucleotide sugar dehydrogenase has protein sequence MAASPAQIAVVGLGYVGCVSAACLAQLGHDVTGVDRDEYKVQAVNQGKAPFCEPGLPEMLAAARLAGRLRATTNMAEALAGADVVFLCVGTPSEPNGNMSVEQLRRVSLKIAPLLDGRAKPLIVAVRSTAYPGTCEDVVLESLRRHPMVTVVANPEFLREGSAVRDSLEPALLVVGSDNEAVARRVAGLYAGLPVEPCLTSLRTAELIKYACNAFHAVKISFANEIGALAGALGIDGEEVMATLAKDTKLNASAAYLRPGFAFGGSCLPKDLRALNYRARRLDLQLPVLESVLSSNEAHLARAIRHTLNLPGERIGVYGLAYKENTDDLRESPVIPLLEQLLAAGRVWRVYDAHVRLDAIFGANLNFLLTALPRIGQQMAASVAELVGWADEIVLTQQPTPEDEALIQACGRPVLRLYRTAHAPDTRRAGL, from the coding sequence GTGGCCGCATCGCCCGCGCAGATTGCCGTGGTGGGGTTGGGTTACGTCGGCTGCGTGAGCGCGGCGTGTCTGGCGCAGCTTGGCCACGATGTCACCGGTGTGGACCGGGACGAATACAAGGTGCAGGCCGTTAATCAAGGCAAGGCGCCTTTCTGTGAACCAGGCCTGCCGGAGATGCTGGCGGCGGCGCGGCTGGCCGGTCGGCTTCGCGCCACGACGAACATGGCGGAGGCTCTGGCCGGCGCCGACGTGGTGTTCCTCTGCGTCGGCACGCCATCGGAACCCAACGGGAACATGAGCGTGGAGCAGCTGCGCCGCGTCTCTTTGAAGATCGCGCCGCTGCTCGACGGGCGCGCAAAGCCGCTGATTGTGGCGGTCCGCAGCACGGCTTATCCGGGCACATGCGAGGATGTGGTCCTCGAAAGCCTGCGCCGCCACCCGATGGTGACGGTGGTGGCCAATCCGGAGTTTCTGCGCGAGGGTTCGGCCGTACGGGATTCGCTGGAGCCGGCGCTGCTGGTGGTGGGCAGTGACAATGAGGCGGTGGCCCGCCGCGTGGCCGGTCTTTACGCCGGCCTGCCGGTGGAGCCGTGCCTCACCTCACTGCGCACGGCCGAACTGATTAAATACGCCTGCAACGCTTTTCACGCCGTCAAGATCAGCTTCGCCAACGAGATCGGGGCCCTTGCCGGCGCTCTTGGCATCGATGGCGAGGAGGTGATGGCGACGCTGGCGAAGGACACCAAGCTGAACGCCTCGGCCGCCTATCTGCGCCCCGGCTTCGCGTTTGGCGGCTCGTGTTTGCCCAAGGATCTACGCGCCCTCAACTACCGGGCCCGGCGCCTGGATCTCCAATTGCCGGTGCTGGAATCCGTACTATCGAGCAACGAGGCGCACCTGGCGCGGGCCATCCGGCATACTCTGAATCTGCCCGGGGAACGGATCGGCGTCTACGGTTTGGCCTATAAGGAAAACACGGATGATCTGCGGGAGAGCCCGGTCATTCCGCTGTTGGAGCAATTGCTGGCTGCCGGCCGCGTATGGCGTGTGTATGACGCCCATGTCCGGCTCGATGCCATCTTCGGCGCCAATCTCAACTTTCTGCTCACCGCGCTGCCGCGCATCGGACAGCAGATGGCGGCCAGCGTGGCCGAGCTCGTAGGCTGGGCCGATGAGATCGTGCTGACGCAGCAGCCCACGCCCGAGGACGAAGCTCTGATTCAGGCTTGCGGCAGACCCGTGCTCCGCCTGTACCGTACCGCGCACGCTCCAGACACTCGCCGCGCCGGGCTCTGA
- the wecB gene encoding UDP-N-acetylglucosamine 2-epimerase (non-hydrolyzing): MPLTEPALSRRQRVLFIFGTRPEAIKLCPIVLHMQTRPDEFDVKVCVTAQHREMLDQVLAVFQVQPDHDLNVMRPNQTLSQSTARIIAALEPVLLEEKPDLVIVQGDTTTTFCGALAAFYQRIAVGHVEAGLRTGDLWQPFPEELNRVLTTRLTKLHFAPTSASAANLRADGVDDAAIFITGNSGIDAVLYVRDKLQAGGLAGFQGVALEPGRKLIVVTAHRRENFGDGLTRLYRAIGQLATRPDVQIIYPVHPNPNVRQPAEALLVGLPNVHLIAPLDYVPFVDLMQRAYLLLTDSGGVQEEAPSLGKPVLVLREKTERPEAVETGTVRLVGTDGEKILAEAGALLDDAAQYQRMSMMHNPYGDGQASRRIADVIANGEFLD, encoded by the coding sequence ATGCCTCTCACCGAGCCCGCCCTATCCCGCCGCCAGCGAGTCCTTTTCATCTTTGGCACACGGCCGGAGGCGATCAAGCTGTGTCCCATCGTGCTGCACATGCAGACCCGGCCGGATGAGTTTGACGTGAAGGTCTGCGTCACCGCGCAGCACCGGGAGATGCTGGATCAGGTGCTGGCCGTGTTCCAGGTCCAGCCGGATCACGATCTAAACGTGATGCGTCCCAACCAGACGCTTTCGCAATCGACGGCGCGCATCATCGCCGCGCTGGAGCCGGTCCTGCTGGAAGAAAAGCCGGATCTGGTGATTGTACAGGGCGATACCACCACTACGTTTTGCGGCGCGCTGGCGGCCTTCTATCAGCGCATCGCGGTTGGTCATGTGGAGGCCGGGCTGCGCACGGGCGATCTCTGGCAGCCGTTTCCCGAAGAGCTCAACCGCGTGCTGACGACTCGCCTGACCAAACTGCACTTTGCGCCCACCTCCGCCTCGGCCGCCAACCTGCGCGCCGACGGAGTGGATGATGCCGCCATCTTCATCACAGGCAACTCCGGCATCGACGCCGTGTTGTACGTGCGGGACAAGCTCCAGGCCGGCGGGCTGGCCGGATTTCAAGGTGTAGCGCTAGAGCCCGGCCGCAAACTGATTGTCGTCACCGCTCACCGCCGCGAGAACTTCGGCGACGGCCTCACGCGGCTCTACCGGGCGATCGGGCAGTTGGCCACGCGTCCCGATGTGCAGATCATCTACCCCGTTCACCCCAATCCGAACGTGCGCCAACCGGCGGAAGCGCTGCTCGTCGGGCTGCCGAATGTGCACCTGATCGCTCCGCTGGACTACGTGCCGTTTGTGGATCTCATGCAGCGCGCCTATCTGTTGCTCACCGATTCCGGTGGCGTGCAGGAAGAGGCGCCCTCCCTCGGCAAGCCGGTGCTGGTGCTGCGTGAAAAGACCGAACGGCCGGAAGCTGTGGAGACAGGCACGGTGCGGCTGGTGGGCACCGATGGAGAGAAGATCCTGGCCGAGGCTGGAGCTCTGCTGGACGATGCCGCGCAATACCAGCGCATGTCCATGATGCACAATCCCTACGGGGACGGGCAGGCCAGCCGGCGCATTGCGGACGTGATCGCCAACGGAGAGTTTCTAGATTGA
- a CDS encoding NAD-dependent epimerase/dehydratase family protein, whose translation MRVLVTGGAGFIGSHVSARLLRDGHAVAVLDDLNDYYPPAQKLRNLEDARQAGELEFEQGDICDVAAVERLMSRFQPDAVIHLAARAGVRPSLEAPLLYQRVNCEGTTVLLECARRRGIQRFVFASSSSVYGATTQVPFREDDAQLRPISPYAATKIAGEAICHAYSHLYGMRIACLRLFTVYGPRQRPDLAIRKFIGQIRAGQPIQMFGDGQTGRDYTYIDDIVSGVLSALALERPYEVFNLGNSHLVLLRDMIATVERAVGRAAVIQQMAVQPGDVAVTFASIDKAQAMLGYHPLTTFEDGVQRTVEWMAAL comes from the coding sequence TTGAGAGTATTGGTAACCGGTGGCGCCGGATTCATTGGTTCGCACGTCAGCGCCCGGCTTCTGCGGGATGGTCATGCGGTAGCTGTGCTGGATGATCTGAACGATTACTACCCGCCTGCGCAGAAGCTGCGCAATCTTGAGGATGCCCGCCAGGCTGGCGAGTTGGAGTTTGAGCAGGGCGATATCTGTGATGTGGCGGCGGTGGAGCGGCTGATGAGCCGTTTCCAGCCCGACGCCGTCATTCATCTGGCGGCCCGGGCGGGGGTGCGGCCCTCGCTGGAAGCGCCGCTGCTGTATCAGCGGGTGAATTGCGAGGGGACGACGGTGCTGCTGGAGTGTGCGCGGCGGCGCGGGATCCAGCGTTTTGTGTTCGCGTCGTCCAGTTCGGTGTATGGCGCCACTACCCAAGTGCCGTTCCGCGAGGACGACGCCCAGTTGCGGCCCATCTCCCCCTACGCCGCGACGAAGATCGCGGGCGAGGCCATCTGCCACGCCTACTCGCATCTTTACGGGATGCGGATCGCCTGCCTGCGCCTGTTCACCGTCTACGGGCCGCGCCAGCGCCCGGATCTGGCCATTCGGAAGTTCATCGGGCAGATCCGCGCCGGCCAGCCCATCCAGATGTTCGGCGACGGCCAGACCGGGCGGGACTACACCTACATCGATGACATCGTCAGCGGCGTTCTGAGCGCTCTGGCTTTGGAGCGCCCCTACGAGGTGTTCAACCTGGGCAACTCTCATCTGGTGCTGCTGCGCGACATGATCGCCACCGTGGAGCGCGCCGTGGGCCGGGCGGCGGTGATCCAGCAAATGGCGGTGCAACCCGGCGACGTGGCGGTCACTTTTGCGTCCATAGACAAGGCGCAAGCGATGCTGGGGTATCATCCGCTGACCACTTTTGAGGACGGAGTCCAGCGGACCGTGGAGTGGATGGCCGCGCTGTAG
- a CDS encoding ParA family protein has protein sequence MILTVASFKGGVGKTTTAIHLAAYFARQAPTVLIDGDPNRSSTSWAARGKPEFEVAPESQIAIYARKAEHLIIDTKARPDPADLQALASGCDLLILPCTPDPFALDALLLTIEALQTLGSDRYRILLTVVPPRPMPDGDNARQTLINAGLPLFERDIRRTVAFQRAALEGGTVDCVRNSDSAGLAWRDYEAVAEEVEALYGQKG, from the coding sequence ATGATTCTCACTGTTGCCTCGTTCAAGGGCGGAGTCGGCAAGACGACCACCGCCATTCATCTTGCCGCCTACTTTGCCCGTCAGGCGCCGACCGTATTGATTGACGGGGATCCAAATCGCAGCTCAACCTCGTGGGCGGCGCGGGGCAAGCCGGAATTTGAAGTGGCGCCGGAATCGCAGATTGCGATCTATGCGCGCAAAGCGGAGCATTTGATCATCGATACCAAGGCGAGGCCCGATCCGGCCGATTTGCAGGCCTTGGCCAGCGGATGCGACCTGCTGATTCTACCTTGCACGCCGGACCCATTCGCGCTCGACGCGCTGTTGCTGACGATTGAGGCGCTGCAAACCCTGGGCAGTGACCGCTACCGAATCCTGCTGACCGTGGTTCCGCCGCGGCCCATGCCGGACGGGGATAACGCCCGCCAGACGCTGATCAACGCCGGGTTGCCGCTGTTTGAGAGGGACATCCGGCGCACCGTAGCGTTTCAGCGGGCGGCGCTGGAGGGCGGCACGGTGGATTGCGTGCGCAATAGCGACTCCGCCGGGTTGGCCTGGCGCGATTATGAAGCCGTGGCCGAGGAAGTGGAGGCTCTGTATGGGCAAAAGGGTTGA
- a CDS encoding DnaB-like helicase C-terminal domain-containing protein, producing the protein MRTYSLESEFLDPGTEQRLLAAIAGDLNLYWQLQDLLPEGSFCVESAVWAELRDAVSAGTTPVGPSVEPSTDPRADAVRLADLYQRRLLAGLQERLADALFDETRPAAAVAALLEEEAAAVRCRVRETDAGTAVSGCGLLDGALALARRRLARRKATGKPCSGIATGLGRLDQILNGFNEGLHVLAAGPGVGKTTICTQWALHAAACHVPVVYVTYENSPQSLVLKMACSRAGLSPSQVERGFADLTLLEEAAAALREPLSLVSLMEGTSQTTVSQVRGKALQARERAGSEQVLIVFDYLQRAAHGKGYEQLRHNVSAMAGELREMSSRLQSPVIAISSQNRSVGDYGRGGSAQLDSLKESGDLEYAADSVLFLTQARERTATDPARAIDLVVVKNRFGGTGTVPLIFRPDTGVFREEVPLTSAR; encoded by the coding sequence ATGCGTACGTATAGCCTCGAATCAGAGTTTCTCGACCCGGGGACGGAACAGAGACTGCTGGCTGCCATTGCCGGCGACTTGAATCTCTATTGGCAATTACAGGATTTACTGCCCGAAGGGAGTTTTTGTGTGGAATCCGCCGTATGGGCGGAGTTGCGGGATGCGGTGAGCGCTGGAACCACACCCGTGGGCCCGTCCGTGGAGCCCAGTACAGACCCGCGAGCCGATGCGGTGCGTCTGGCCGATCTGTACCAGCGTCGGCTCCTGGCCGGATTGCAGGAGCGTCTGGCCGACGCGCTCTTTGATGAGACCCGTCCGGCTGCGGCAGTGGCCGCGCTGCTGGAGGAAGAGGCCGCCGCCGTGCGCTGCCGGGTGCGCGAAACCGATGCGGGCACTGCTGTTTCGGGATGCGGCCTGTTGGATGGCGCACTGGCGCTGGCCCGCCGGCGTCTGGCGCGCCGCAAAGCCACGGGAAAGCCGTGCAGCGGCATCGCGACGGGCCTGGGACGGCTGGATCAGATCCTCAACGGCTTCAACGAAGGGTTGCACGTGCTGGCCGCCGGGCCGGGCGTGGGCAAGACCACTATTTGCACGCAGTGGGCTCTGCACGCCGCCGCGTGTCATGTGCCGGTGGTGTATGTGACCTATGAGAATTCGCCTCAAAGCCTGGTTTTGAAGATGGCATGCAGCCGGGCCGGGCTGTCGCCGTCGCAGGTGGAGCGCGGCTTTGCCGATCTCACGTTGTTGGAGGAGGCCGCAGCGGCGCTGCGCGAGCCGTTGAGCCTGGTGTCGTTGATGGAAGGCACGTCGCAAACGACGGTGTCGCAGGTGCGCGGCAAGGCATTGCAGGCGCGCGAGCGGGCCGGCTCCGAGCAGGTGTTGATTGTCTTCGACTATCTGCAAAGGGCCGCACACGGCAAGGGCTACGAGCAGTTGCGGCACAACGTTTCGGCGATGGCAGGGGAGCTGCGGGAAATGTCCAGCCGCCTGCAATCGCCTGTCATCGCAATCTCGTCGCAGAATCGCAGCGTCGGCGATTACGGGCGCGGCGGCAGCGCCCAGCTCGATTCACTGAAGGAATCGGGTGATCTGGAGTATGCTGCCGATTCCGTGCTGTTCCTGACCCAGGCGCGGGAGCGCACGGCCACCGATCCCGCCCGGGCGATTGATTTGGTGGTGGTGAAAAACCGCTTTGGCGGAACGGGGACGGTGCCTCTGATCTTTCGCCCGGATACGGGCGTATTTCGCGAAGAGGTTCCGCTGACCAGTGCGCGGTGA
- a CDS encoding toprim domain-containing protein yields MDAVSGRFFCFACGVWGFTEAAREEWTAQRKQEAASLPRGRFSSSAAPRGGVLLPPPEPEFTPDTEVLEDWMAAYREMLPGSAGEAYLQSRGIPLAVAQRCGLGYAGPGEWAHRDERGRPLRDWRGGRLVFPHTTPEGRLVNLYGRAVGDDVPKAFRHDHLAGAKGYFLGAGLAGGLDQPLHVCEGPFDALSLRAAGVGRVVAIFGVHGWRWTWAHEVKEIVFALDADPAGQTAWHALARAARLRGKRVGFLPPETYGGYKDVNEAWAAGRLSGVVADAP; encoded by the coding sequence GTGGATGCCGTCTCAGGGCGCTTCTTCTGCTTTGCGTGCGGAGTATGGGGCTTTACTGAAGCGGCGCGGGAAGAGTGGACGGCCCAAAGGAAGCAGGAGGCCGCTTCCCTGCCCCGCGGCAGATTCTCTTCCAGCGCGGCGCCCCGCGGTGGTGTTCTCCTGCCACCGCCGGAACCGGAGTTTACTCCGGATACCGAAGTTCTTGAGGATTGGATGGCGGCTTACCGCGAGATGCTGCCGGGCAGCGCGGGTGAAGCGTATCTGCAAAGCCGCGGGATTCCGCTGGCGGTGGCGCAGCGCTGCGGGTTGGGCTACGCCGGCCCCGGCGAATGGGCGCACCGCGACGAGCGCGGGCGGCCGCTGCGGGACTGGCGTGGAGGCCGGCTCGTGTTTCCGCACACCACCCCGGAAGGGCGGCTGGTCAATTTGTACGGGCGCGCCGTGGGGGATGATGTGCCGAAAGCGTTTCGTCACGATCATCTGGCCGGGGCGAAGGGTTACTTTCTGGGCGCCGGCCTGGCGGGCGGTTTGGATCAGCCGCTGCATGTCTGTGAAGGTCCTTTTGATGCGCTCAGCCTGCGCGCCGCCGGCGTGGGGCGCGTGGTGGCTATCTTCGGGGTGCATGGGTGGCGCTGGACTTGGGCCCACGAGGTGAAGGAGATAGTGTTTGCGCTCGATGCCGATCCGGCCGGCCAGACGGCCTGGCACGCGCTGGCCAGGGCGGCGCGGTTGCGCGGCAAGCGGGTGGGCTTTTTGCCGCCCGAGACATACGGCGGCTACAAGGATGTGAACGAGGCGTGGGCCGCCGGGCGGCTGAGCGGAGTTGTGGCCGACGCTCCGTGA
- a CDS encoding S8 family serine peptidase codes for MRTALFYVALIMTLASAWAGQEIKEGPGEIVIPDEIVIRLKPGATLAGVLGSLNITATSVASSTTMPIQVIRVPAALRQTVSTILANHPEIEYVEPHRIRTSTGLTPNDASFASQWWLGKTQAAAAWSLLPGRLTDFVPMANRVRVAILDTGADCTHPDFVDVVGGTTATSGGSQFAAALSTAIVPTTITSPACLWQDDHGHGTHVAGILAAATNNGKGIASLGFPAQLMIYKVMDKTGYGSDFDIASGITRAADAGARIISMSLGGAGYSQLLQDAVDYAWSKNVLVIAAAGNSNSSTLFYPAGANYVLGVGATDSSDAKASFSNFGFGLDVMAPGVNILSTYPGNTYVNMSGTSMATPMVSAVAGLIAATTTDLASDAVAQRIEQSAESKSTTGAWDQYYGYGRVNALHSLSGEMRATTTGGLAGQVINASGTPVNGAQVRMGGVLITTPATGLFRFGNMPVGATTLTVSDGVNPTWSYNVVIPAGADSSLRVRLGVPTGAFTGSVTAGGQLLAGAVVQASQAGVVKASAVTDNNGLFTLPVTAGTYDLLSSAVGHSAYRLSAQTVAAGGSRYVQMLMHDLGTITGTVVNDSGTPLAGVQITVDSGSFSAGAVTDAQGKFTTLGLPAGTYSTTASLAGGISSTTAGVGVIDGSSTVANFQLANAGVLYQLTLSAASFGSGTTIAGNKVILTGPAGASGAVVTLRSSNSAVALPPASVTIPAGASQSAPFSITTGAVTVDTAVTISASLAGMVKTANLTVAPFTISSIVLSTTQLAGGGSSTSNQIYISANAPVGGAIIRLTSSNPAVTVPASVTIPEGSRVSAPFTILTTTVSAATSVTLTATYFGSVKTAIFTVTPTVLTALSTWTTAVTGGNPIKSVSVTLNGPAPVGGAVVLLTSSDSAAVPPVSVTVPAGSTTSGYFTIPTLQVNTSEPVTIKATYGGVSKSVTVNVKPTALSALYLSATPISGGKNLGGSIYIDGPAPSGGAVVTLSSANPVIATPPATVTVAAGAAVSPTFIVKTGSVTAATPVVITATYGGVSKSITVNVKPTALAALVASVAAVTGGKASGASVALDGPAPPAGAVVTLISSSPTVVIPPSTITIAGGATYSTYFAIATRAVMTTTQVTITASYGGVSKSAIVTVNP; via the coding sequence ATGAGGACCGCACTATTTTACGTTGCTCTCATCATGACGTTGGCTTCCGCCTGGGCTGGCCAGGAGATCAAGGAAGGCCCCGGGGAAATCGTGATTCCGGATGAGATCGTGATTCGATTGAAGCCTGGCGCCACACTGGCGGGCGTGCTCGGGTCGCTGAACATCACGGCAACGAGCGTAGCCAGTTCCACCACGATGCCGATCCAGGTGATTCGCGTGCCGGCAGCCTTGCGGCAAACGGTGTCTACCATTCTTGCCAATCATCCGGAGATCGAATATGTGGAGCCACATCGGATTCGCACGTCCACCGGCCTCACCCCCAACGATGCCTCTTTTGCCTCACAATGGTGGCTCGGCAAAACGCAGGCCGCCGCCGCGTGGAGCCTGTTGCCAGGCCGTCTGACTGACTTTGTGCCGATGGCCAACCGTGTACGCGTCGCAATTCTCGATACCGGCGCCGATTGCACCCATCCTGATTTCGTGGACGTCGTTGGCGGAACGACCGCTACTTCCGGCGGTAGCCAGTTTGCTGCCGCCCTGAGCACGGCGATTGTGCCGACCACCATTACCAGCCCAGCCTGCTTGTGGCAGGATGACCATGGCCACGGTACCCATGTTGCCGGCATTCTGGCTGCGGCCACCAACAACGGAAAGGGCATCGCATCGTTGGGCTTCCCGGCCCAGTTGATGATCTACAAGGTGATGGATAAGACGGGATACGGCTCCGATTTTGACATCGCCAGTGGGATCACCAGAGCCGCCGACGCTGGTGCCCGGATCATCTCCATGAGCCTGGGCGGCGCGGGCTACTCGCAACTCTTACAGGATGCGGTGGACTATGCCTGGTCGAAAAACGTGCTCGTGATCGCCGCCGCCGGCAATTCAAACAGCAGCACGCTCTTCTATCCGGCCGGTGCGAATTACGTGCTGGGAGTGGGGGCGACTGATTCGTCAGACGCCAAGGCGTCGTTTTCCAACTTCGGCTTCGGGCTGGATGTGATGGCGCCCGGTGTCAATATTCTCTCCACTTACCCCGGCAATACCTACGTGAACATGAGCGGGACATCGATGGCCACTCCTATGGTTTCCGCCGTGGCGGGCCTCATTGCCGCCACCACCACGGATCTGGCGTCCGACGCAGTGGCGCAGCGGATCGAGCAATCCGCCGAATCCAAGAGTACCACCGGCGCCTGGGATCAGTACTACGGCTATGGCCGTGTGAACGCACTCCACAGCCTCAGTGGTGAGATGCGGGCCACTACCACCGGTGGCCTGGCGGGCCAGGTGATTAACGCTTCCGGTACGCCGGTGAACGGCGCTCAGGTTCGGATGGGCGGCGTTCTCATTACCACTCCGGCCACGGGCCTTTTCCGCTTCGGCAACATGCCCGTTGGCGCTACGACGCTGACAGTCAGCGATGGTGTGAACCCGACCTGGAGTTACAATGTTGTGATTCCTGCCGGCGCCGATAGCTCCCTGCGAGTGAGGCTCGGTGTACCCACCGGCGCCTTCACCGGGTCTGTCACAGCCGGGGGGCAACTCCTGGCGGGAGCGGTGGTGCAGGCGTCGCAGGCCGGGGTTGTGAAAGCCAGCGCGGTGACCGACAACAATGGACTATTTACGTTGCCGGTAACCGCGGGAACGTACGATCTTCTTTCCAGCGCAGTGGGGCACTCGGCCTACAGGCTCAGCGCCCAAACGGTGGCGGCGGGTGGAAGCCGCTACGTGCAGATGCTGATGCATGATCTCGGCACGATCACCGGGACGGTAGTGAACGACTCGGGGACTCCGCTGGCAGGCGTGCAAATTACGGTAGATAGTGGCTCGTTTTCGGCCGGCGCGGTTACCGATGCCCAAGGCAAGTTCACAACCCTCGGGCTGCCGGCAGGCACGTATTCAACGACCGCCTCGCTGGCTGGGGGGATCAGCAGCACAACGGCAGGAGTTGGTGTCATCGATGGATCGTCTACCGTGGCCAACTTCCAGTTGGCGAACGCTGGGGTACTCTATCAGCTGACCTTGTCGGCAGCGTCATTCGGCAGCGGTACGACGATCGCAGGCAACAAGGTGATTCTCACTGGACCGGCCGGTGCATCCGGTGCAGTCGTCACACTTCGCAGCTCAAACTCCGCAGTTGCCCTACCGCCTGCCTCCGTCACAATTCCGGCCGGAGCCTCACAGTCCGCGCCGTTCAGTATTACCACCGGGGCCGTTACTGTCGACACCGCTGTAACAATTTCCGCTTCCTTGGCGGGCATGGTGAAGACCGCGAACCTCACGGTCGCACCCTTCACCATTTCGTCCATCGTACTCTCGACAACACAGTTGGCGGGCGGCGGATCGAGTACCTCGAATCAGATCTACATCAGCGCCAACGCGCCGGTCGGCGGTGCGATCATTCGATTGACGAGCTCCAATCCGGCCGTAACTGTCCCGGCCAGCGTTACCATTCCTGAGGGGTCACGCGTTTCGGCGCCATTTACTATTCTCACGACAACAGTTTCGGCAGCGACGTCAGTGACGCTTACCGCCACCTACTTCGGTTCCGTCAAGACGGCAATCTTTACGGTGACACCCACCGTACTGACAGCCCTATCCACGTGGACGACGGCCGTTACGGGTGGCAACCCGATTAAGTCGGTCTCGGTCACACTGAATGGCCCGGCTCCAGTCGGAGGTGCAGTGGTCCTGCTGACCAGCTCCGATAGCGCAGCGGTTCCGCCAGTAAGTGTGACCGTACCGGCCGGCTCGACGACCTCGGGCTATTTCACGATCCCGACGTTACAGGTGAACACCAGCGAGCCTGTTACGATCAAGGCCACCTATGGCGGCGTTTCCAAGTCCGTCACGGTGAATGTAAAACCCACAGCATTGTCGGCACTCTACCTCTCTGCCACGCCCATTTCCGGAGGTAAGAATCTCGGCGGCTCGATCTACATCGATGGTCCGGCACCGTCCGGAGGCGCCGTGGTTACGTTGTCTTCCGCTAATCCGGTCATCGCCACACCGCCGGCCACGGTGACGGTGGCCGCTGGTGCTGCCGTATCTCCTACGTTCATTGTCAAAACGGGCTCTGTCACTGCTGCAACGCCGGTGGTAATCACGGCCACTTATGGCGGGGTCTCCAAGTCCATCACAGTAAATGTAAAACCAACGGCCCTCGCTGCTTTGGTTGCTTCGGTCGCCGCCGTTACCGGAGGCAAAGCCTCCGGTGCGTCTGTCGCCTTGGATGGCCCGGCGCCGCCGGCTGGGGCCGTCGTGACGCTGATCTCCTCTAGTCCAACGGTTGTTATACCGCCATCGACGATTACGATTGCCGGCGGCGCAACATACTCCACCTATTTCGCCATTGCGACCAGAGCCGTAATGACCACCACTCAGGTCACCATCACGGCGAGCTATGGAGGAGTCTCCAAGAGCGCTATCGTCACGGTGAATCCCTAG